From a region of the Vicingus serpentipes genome:
- a CDS encoding gamma carbonic anhydrase family protein: MALIKTVNGITPEFGNDCFIAENATLTGDIKMGDNCSIWFNAVIRGDVHYIKMGNKVNVQDGAVIHATYQKSPTTIGNNVSIGHNALVHGCTIHDNVLIGMGAIVMDDVVIESNSIVGAGAVVTKGTHIESGCVYAGNPAKKIKEVGKDLLEGEINRIADSYVMYSGWYK; this comes from the coding sequence ATGGCTTTAATAAAAACAGTAAACGGAATAACTCCTGAGTTTGGCAATGATTGCTTTATAGCAGAAAACGCAACCCTAACTGGCGATATAAAAATGGGCGATAATTGCAGTATTTGGTTTAATGCTGTAATACGTGGCGATGTTCACTATATTAAAATGGGAAATAAAGTAAATGTGCAAGATGGAGCTGTAATACATGCTACTTACCAAAAATCACCAACTACAATTGGCAACAATGTTTCTATTGGGCACAATGCTTTGGTGCATGGTTGTACCATACACGATAATGTATTAATTGGTATGGGGGCAATTGTTATGGACGATGTAGTTATTGAAAGCAACTCGATAGTTGGTGCTGGAGCTGTTGTAACCAAAGGAACACACATAGAAAGTGGTTGTGTTTATGCTGGTAACCCTGCTAAAAAAATTAAAGAAGTTGGTAAAGATTTATTAGAAGGAGAAATTAACCGAATTGCTGACAGTTATGTGATGTATTCTGGTTGGTATAAGTAA
- the panD gene encoding aspartate 1-decarboxylase, producing MQVQVVKSKIHRVRVTEADLNYIGSITIDEDLMEGANIIEGEKVQIVNINNGERLETYTIKGPRGSGEICLNGPAARKVAVNDIIIIISYGIMDFEEAKSFKPTLIFPDETTNKLK from the coding sequence ATGCAAGTACAAGTAGTAAAATCTAAAATTCACAGGGTTAGAGTAACCGAAGCTGATTTAAATTATATTGGCAGCATTACCATTGATGAAGATTTAATGGAAGGCGCTAATATTATTGAGGGTGAAAAAGTTCAAATTGTTAATATTAACAATGGCGAACGATTGGAAACATATACGATTAAAGGGCCTAGAGGATCAGGAGAAATATGCCTTAATGGACCTGCTGCTCGTAAAGTTGCAGTTAACGATATCATTATTATTATCTCTTATGGAATTATGGATTTTGAAGAAGCAAAATCATTTAAACCAACATTGATTTTCCCTGATGAAACTACCAATAAATTAAAATAA
- the deoC gene encoding deoxyribose-phosphate aldolase: MIPFANIKDIPSLNPNYTFDSEINESIQQVLVSTSPISDKKNELALILNLIDLTSLEGADTTLKIEGMCNKVLGLEKYNKIPNVAAICVYPTFAKLVSQKLKGTKINTACVAGAFPSGQSSLDIKLKEIEWAINEGATEIDMVISRGKLLEGKYQEVFDEIVAIKKCCGEIHLKVIIESGELQSLKNIRIASDLAMYAGADFIKTSTGKISEGATYKSVYVMLNAIKDFNKATSKKIGMKPAGGISDIETAINYLKLIDKTVGQEWFDNHLFRFGASRLANNVLNELSVLVDEPTLKNYFN; the protein is encoded by the coding sequence ATGATTCCTTTTGCAAACATAAAAGATATTCCTAGTTTAAACCCAAACTATACGTTTGATTCTGAAATTAATGAATCAATTCAGCAAGTTTTAGTTTCTACTAGCCCTATTTCTGATAAAAAAAATGAATTAGCCTTAATTTTAAACCTAATAGATTTAACTTCATTAGAAGGTGCTGATACAACCTTAAAAATAGAAGGCATGTGTAATAAGGTTTTAGGGTTAGAAAAGTATAACAAAATACCTAATGTTGCTGCAATTTGTGTTTATCCAACTTTTGCTAAACTAGTTAGTCAAAAACTAAAGGGCACCAAAATTAACACAGCTTGTGTAGCGGGAGCTTTCCCTTCAGGACAATCAAGTCTTGATATTAAACTTAAAGAAATTGAATGGGCAATAAATGAAGGGGCTACAGAAATTGATATGGTTATTTCTAGAGGAAAACTTTTAGAGGGGAAGTATCAAGAAGTGTTTGATGAAATTGTTGCTATTAAAAAATGTTGTGGAGAAATTCACCTCAAAGTAATTATTGAAAGTGGTGAATTGCAAAGTCTAAAAAACATAAGAATTGCAAGCGATTTAGCAATGTATGCCGGAGCTGATTTTATTAAAACCTCAACAGGTAAGATTAGTGAAGGAGCTACGTACAAATCTGTTTATGTAATGCTTAATGCTATAAAAGATTTTAATAAGGCAACCAGTAAAAAAATAGGAATGAAACCTGCCGGTGGTATTTCTGATATTGAAACAGCAATTAATTATTTAAAATTAATTGACAAAACAGTTGGGCAAGAATGGTTTGACAATCATTTATTCCGATTTGGAGCGAGTAGATTAGCTAACAACGTTTTAAATGAGTTATCCGTATTAGTTGATGAACCAACACTAAAAAACTATTTTAATTAA
- the dtd gene encoding D-aminoacyl-tRNA deacylase, producing MKVVIQRVSEASVTVNKIVTGKINAGLLVLIGFEETDTQEDIAWMSGKITRLRIFGDDNENMNLSVSDVGGEILLISQFTLHASTKKGNRPSFIKAAKPDLAIPLYEQFIQQLEIDLGKPIQTGEFGADMKVALINDGPVTITIDSKNKE from the coding sequence TGTCATCCAAAGAGTATCTGAAGCTTCTGTCACAGTTAATAAAATTGTTACAGGAAAAATTAATGCTGGCTTATTGGTATTGATAGGGTTTGAAGAAACAGACACACAAGAAGATATTGCTTGGATGAGTGGAAAAATAACTCGTTTACGCATATTTGGCGATGATAATGAAAATATGAATTTATCTGTTAGTGATGTTGGTGGCGAAATTTTATTAATTAGTCAGTTTACTTTGCACGCTAGCACAAAAAAAGGAAACAGACCCTCTTTTATTAAGGCCGCAAAACCCGATTTAGCAATACCTTTATACGAACAGTTTATACAACAGCTGGAAATAGATTTAGGCAAACCTATACAAACTGGCGAATTTGGTGCCGACATGAAAGTGGCATTAATTAACGATGGCCCCGTAACCATAACAATAGACAGTAAAAACAAAGAATAA
- a CDS encoding DUF4270 domain-containing protein, which yields MNNILIRIYTKRKALMLSVIFFTTLFSCKKDGELYPEFNSENLIVSFTDTLSISTKVLRDDSINTFNVSSNLLGIYNDSIFGLSSASFYSELTLSGANVNFGNNAIIDSIVLSLKYKSPLDFYGELFTPMDINVYELTEEISGDEYNSAQDINYNPTPIGNFNDTLYITTPVKVINNQDTTSFDPHLRIRLNDAIGQTILNAGDDGQTISNNDAFKSIFKGLYISPSSSVTSSTLQKGKGAIVSFDVNSSLSTVTLYYHNDSDTTSYSFIMNSESKKFNRFDHNYAGTDVEKHINNTIDLDSTLTYVQSMGGVKTKIEIPNIKDLAKIENIIINKAEIVFPLKDNSNATLQAIQTLALTGINESGDAVFLIDNFEGTDYFGGTLDAENKTYSFNIARHIQRIITGTEEDYGLYLIATGSAVSANRSVLNSAIHPTSKMKLNITYSKP from the coding sequence ATGAACAACATTCTTATTCGTATTTATACTAAACGGAAAGCATTAATGCTTTCCGTTATCTTTTTTACGACCTTATTTTCATGTAAAAAGGATGGGGAATTATACCCTGAGTTTAATTCAGAAAATTTAATTGTTAGTTTTACTGATACCTTATCTATTTCAACTAAAGTTTTAAGAGATGATTCCATCAATACTTTTAATGTAAGCTCTAATCTTTTAGGTATTTATAATGATTCTATTTTTGGTTTAAGTAGTGCGTCATTCTATTCTGAACTAACCCTTTCTGGTGCAAATGTAAATTTTGGAAATAATGCAATAATTGACTCTATTGTTCTTTCATTAAAGTATAAAAGTCCTTTAGACTTTTACGGTGAATTATTCACTCCAATGGATATTAATGTTTATGAACTCACTGAAGAAATTTCTGGTGATGAATATAATTCTGCTCAAGATATTAATTACAACCCAACTCCTATTGGGAATTTTAATGACACCTTATATATCACAACTCCGGTTAAAGTCATTAATAATCAAGATACTACTTCATTTGATCCTCACTTAAGAATAAGATTGAATGATGCAATTGGCCAAACTATTCTTAATGCAGGAGATGATGGTCAAACAATATCTAACAACGACGCTTTTAAATCTATTTTTAAAGGACTTTATATTTCACCTTCTTCATCAGTAACATCTTCAACATTGCAAAAAGGGAAAGGAGCTATTGTATCCTTCGATGTTAATTCATCTTTGTCAACTGTAACATTGTATTACCATAATGATTCTGACACTACTTCTTATAGTTTTATTATGAACTCCGAAAGCAAAAAGTTCAACCGATTTGATCATAATTATGCTGGAACTGATGTTGAAAAACATATAAATAATACTATTGATTTAGACTCAACCTTAACCTATGTTCAATCTATGGGAGGGGTAAAAACTAAAATTGAAATCCCAAACATAAAAGATCTTGCAAAAATTGAAAATATTATCATTAATAAAGCAGAAATAGTTTTCCCATTGAAAGATAATTCTAACGCTACACTTCAAGCAATTCAAACGTTAGCATTAACTGGTATTAATGAATCTGGTGATGCAGTCTTTCTTATTGATAATTTTGAAGGAACTGATTATTTTGGTGGCACACTTGATGCTGAAAATAAAACTTATAGTTTTAATATTGCTCGGCATATTCAACGAATAATTACTGGAACTGAAGAAGATTATGGATTATACTTAATTGCAACAGGGTCTGCTGTTTCTGCTAACCGCTCGGTGTTAAATTCTGCTATACACCCAACTTCAAAAATGAAATTAAATATTACTTATTCTAAACCTTAA
- the panC gene encoding pantoate--beta-alanine ligase produces the protein MLIFESVSSLQQYLQENANKSIGFVPTMGALHNGHLSLIDASQKKCDLTVCSIFVNPTQFNKKEDLEKYPRNVEQDLRLLEQQRCDVVFLPTVEEMYDDYTFKEFDFGALGNVMEGEHRPGHFNGVANVIQRFFEIINPTYAFFGEKDFQQLAIVKALVNQIDSPTKIIGCPILREKTGLAMSSRNERLSKEERDEAKIIFELLSNIKHNYSRGSVEEMKTYFANNLAKSNKFQLEYFDIADGNTLQPLSDWSQSDYCVAFTAVNMGNVRLIDNITIFN, from the coding sequence ATGTTAATCTTTGAAAGTGTAAGCAGCTTGCAGCAATATTTGCAAGAAAACGCAAACAAATCTATCGGATTTGTACCAACAATGGGAGCCTTGCATAATGGGCACTTATCATTGATTGATGCATCTCAAAAAAAATGTGACTTAACTGTTTGTAGCATTTTTGTTAATCCCACTCAATTTAACAAAAAAGAAGACTTAGAAAAATACCCTCGCAACGTTGAGCAAGACTTAAGGTTATTGGAACAGCAAAGATGTGATGTTGTTTTTTTGCCAACAGTTGAGGAAATGTATGATGATTATACATTTAAAGAATTCGATTTTGGCGCTTTAGGAAATGTAATGGAAGGAGAACACCGACCGGGTCATTTTAATGGTGTTGCAAATGTGATCCAACGATTTTTCGAAATTATTAATCCTACTTATGCATTTTTTGGAGAAAAAGATTTTCAGCAACTAGCAATAGTAAAGGCATTAGTAAATCAAATAGATAGTCCAACAAAAATTATTGGGTGTCCTATTTTGAGAGAGAAAACAGGGCTTGCAATGAGCTCAAGAAATGAAAGGCTTAGTAAAGAAGAAAGAGATGAGGCTAAAATTATTTTTGAATTGCTTTCAAACATAAAGCATAATTATTCCAGAGGTTCTGTGGAAGAAATGAAAACCTATTTTGCTAATAATTTAGCGAAGTCAAACAAGTTTCAGTTGGAGTATTTTGACATTGCTGACGGTAATACACTTCAGCCTTTATCAGATTGGAGTCAATCTGATTATTGTGTGGCATTTACAGCGGTGAATATGGGTAATGTAAGGTTGATAGATAATATCACAATATTTAATTAA
- a CDS encoding DUF2061 domain-containing protein: MSEDFLIKRHLAKTMTWRIVGTIDTMIIGWIVSGDPLVGLSIGGTEVLTKMVLYFLHERAWFKYGYSKKTHGAKMSRKRHLLKTISWRVIGTIDTMLLAWLISGNPLIGLKVGGIEVITKMILYYFHERVWYKYDFGIEKEKNNG; the protein is encoded by the coding sequence ATGTCAGAAGACTTTTTAATAAAAAGGCATCTTGCTAAAACCATGACATGGCGTATAGTTGGTACAATTGACACCATGATTATTGGTTGGATTGTTTCTGGAGATCCTTTAGTTGGTCTATCAATAGGGGGTACAGAAGTTCTTACAAAAATGGTTTTATATTTTTTACATGAACGCGCATGGTTTAAATATGGTTATTCTAAAAAAACGCACGGAGCTAAAATGTCAAGAAAAAGACACCTTTTAAAAACTATTTCATGGAGAGTAATTGGAACTATTGACACCATGCTTTTGGCTTGGTTAATTTCTGGAAACCCATTAATAGGTTTAAAAGTTGGAGGAATAGAGGTTATTACTAAAATGATACTTTATTATTTTCACGAAAGAGTTTGGTATAAATATGATTTTGGAATTGAAAAAGAAAAAAATAATGGATAG
- a CDS encoding lysylphosphatidylglycerol synthase transmembrane domain-containing protein, translating to MKKGLIAALKIIIPLGIGVYLTWFFISNLTDVELQNLKNAFLKADYRFIFIGIIIMLLSHMSRAYRWKYLLAPLGHTPNFWKMYHSVMIGYLINLTIPRSGEVARAGYYAKFQKKAPFEKVFGTIIVERIIDVIMLGIVMGITLYFQKDVEAFNSIKNTGNSGGGIPTWGYFLAALLIVVGFVLIMSVPKIKLKVREILRGLYEGVSTILQLKQRTAYVLHTIFIWVCYVLMLWVCSFALPETANLSINAVFAAFVVGGIAISATPGGIGLYPLMVAAVLSNLYNIENAESFSMLAWTSLTAFTILAGLVSLVALPFISKKQAALSE from the coding sequence TTGAAAAAAGGACTTATAGCCGCTCTTAAAATTATTATTCCTTTAGGAATAGGAGTGTATCTTACTTGGTTTTTTATTTCGAATCTTACTGATGTTGAACTACAGAATTTAAAAAACGCTTTTTTAAAAGCTGATTATAGATTTATTTTTATAGGTATTATAATTATGCTATTAAGCCATATGAGTAGGGCTTATCGCTGGAAATATTTACTAGCTCCATTAGGACATACTCCAAACTTTTGGAAAATGTACCACAGTGTAATGATTGGATATTTAATAAACCTTACTATTCCTAGATCTGGAGAGGTTGCAAGAGCAGGTTATTATGCTAAATTTCAAAAGAAAGCACCTTTCGAGAAAGTATTTGGAACTATAATAGTTGAGCGAATAATTGATGTTATTATGCTTGGTATTGTAATGGGGATAACATTATATTTTCAAAAAGATGTTGAAGCTTTTAATTCGATTAAAAATACCGGAAATTCTGGAGGAGGAATTCCTACTTGGGGCTATTTTCTAGCTGCTTTGCTTATTGTTGTTGGATTTGTTTTAATTATGAGTGTTCCTAAAATTAAATTAAAAGTTAGGGAAATTTTAAGAGGGTTGTATGAAGGAGTCTCAACTATTCTTCAACTTAAACAACGAACAGCTTATGTTTTACATACTATTTTTATTTGGGTTTGTTATGTTTTAATGCTTTGGGTGTGCTCATTTGCCTTGCCAGAAACTGCAAACTTGAGTATAAATGCTGTTTTTGCTGCTTTTGTTGTAGGTGGGATTGCCATTTCTGCTACTCCAGGAGGTATTGGTTTATATCCATTAATGGTGGCTGCAGTTCTTTCAAATCTATACAACATAGAAAATGCTGAATCGTTTAGTATGCTTGCTTGGACCTCACTTACGGCATTTACTATTTTAGCAGGATTAGTTTCGCTTGTGGCTTTACCGTTTATTAGTAAAAAACAAGCTGCCCTTTCTGAATAA
- a CDS encoding adenylyltransferase/cytidyltransferase family protein — protein MSHLSSVTNKIVDLNQLLIQVENWKKTNQKVVFTNGCFDILHRGHVEYLAQAADFGSKLIIGVNSDASVKRQGKGDSRPLQDEYSRTLLIAALDFVAAVVVFDDDTPFDLINQLQPNVLIKGGDYDPKCTDKTDKKYIVGSDVVLNNGGAVEVIQFVPGYSTSKIEEKLKRS, from the coding sequence ATGTCTCACTTATCTAGCGTTACCAATAAAATAGTTGATTTAAACCAACTTTTAATACAAGTTGAAAACTGGAAAAAAACTAACCAAAAAGTAGTATTTACAAATGGGTGTTTCGATATTTTGCATAGAGGACATGTTGAGTACTTGGCTCAAGCGGCTGATTTTGGAAGTAAATTAATTATTGGGGTTAACTCTGATGCTTCTGTAAAACGACAAGGAAAAGGAGACTCAAGACCTTTGCAAGATGAATATTCTAGAACTTTATTAATTGCAGCGTTAGATTTTGTTGCTGCAGTTGTTGTGTTTGATGATGATACCCCTTTCGATTTAATAAACCAATTACAACCAAACGTATTAATTAAAGGAGGCGATTACGATCCAAAATGTACAGACAAAACTGACAAAAAATACATTGTAGGTTCTGATGTAGTTTTAAATAATGGTGGTGCTGTTGAGGTTATCCAATTTGTACCAGGGTATTCTACTTCAAAAATTGAGGAGAAGTTAAAAAGAAGTTAG
- a CDS encoding NINE protein, with amino-acid sequence MYKKITFCFLFFTSVFFAKAEKTQFSFQDTIFAENKELINAGDSIQPNKKAERKHVRVKAIIFTILTGPLGGHRVYLRTRPGAPIIYAVTLGGFGILPLVDLAHLIFKKDISSFEENPKIMMWTK; translated from the coding sequence ATGTACAAAAAAATAACGTTTTGTTTTTTATTCTTCACGAGTGTATTTTTTGCAAAAGCTGAAAAAACACAATTTAGTTTTCAAGATACTATTTTCGCTGAAAACAAAGAATTAATTAATGCTGGCGACTCCATTCAGCCTAATAAAAAAGCAGAACGAAAACATGTAAGAGTAAAAGCCATAATATTCACAATATTAACCGGACCTCTTGGAGGACATCGTGTTTATTTAAGAACAAGACCAGGTGCTCCAATAATATATGCTGTTACTTTAGGTGGTTTTGGAATACTACCATTAGTTGATTTAGCCCATCTTATTTTTAAAAAGGATATTTCTTCTTTCGAAGAAAATCCTAAAATTATGATGTGGACTAAATAA
- the glmS gene encoding glutamine--fructose-6-phosphate transaminase (isomerizing) — MCGIVAYIGDKQAYPILIKGLQRLEYRGYDSSGVALLSNNEIHLYKKQGKVVELENFANGKDVSGSVGIGHTRWATHGAPNDKNAHPHYSGSNKLAIIHNGIIENYASLKAEMISRGHVFESDTDTEVLIHLIEDIQEKTNVDLEEAVRIALNEVIGAYAIVIMSKENPDLLIAAKKSSPLVIGLGEKDEFFIASDATPIVEYTRNVVYLNDEEIAIMQRGEDLRLLNIKNQQKTPYIQELEMQLEAIEKGGYDHFMIKEIYEQPQSIRNSMRGRIDLNKGIISLGGIREYEQKIINAQRIIIVACGTSWHAGLVGEYLFEDLARIPVEVEYASEFRYRNPIINENDVVIAISQSGETADTLAAIKLAKEKGATIIGICNVVGSTISRETHAGSYTHAGPEIGVASTKAFTAQVTVLSLMALSIAHKKGTLSESRFRELLVELDNIPNKVAHMLESDKTIKYISDIYKDARNFLYLGRGYNFPVALEGALKLKEISYIHAEGYPAAEMKHGPIALIDEEMPVVVIATKHGNYEKVVSNIEEVKARNGKIIAIVTEGDTAVKAIADHVIEVPETEDALSPLLTSIPLQLLSYHIAVMRGCNVDQPRNLAKSVTVE; from the coding sequence ATGTGTGGAATAGTTGCATACATTGGAGATAAGCAAGCTTATCCTATTTTAATAAAAGGACTTCAACGTCTTGAATACAGAGGTTATGACAGTTCTGGTGTAGCATTGTTAAGCAACAATGAAATACATCTTTATAAAAAGCAAGGTAAAGTTGTTGAGTTAGAGAATTTTGCTAACGGAAAGGATGTTAGTGGTAGTGTCGGCATTGGTCATACTAGGTGGGCAACACATGGTGCTCCCAATGATAAAAATGCTCATCCTCATTATTCTGGATCAAATAAATTAGCAATTATCCATAACGGAATTATTGAAAACTACGCCTCTTTAAAAGCAGAAATGATTTCTAGAGGGCATGTCTTTGAAAGTGATACAGATACAGAAGTTTTAATTCACTTAATAGAAGATATTCAGGAAAAAACTAATGTTGATTTGGAAGAAGCTGTAAGAATTGCTTTAAACGAAGTGATCGGTGCTTATGCAATCGTAATCATGTCTAAAGAAAATCCTGATTTATTAATTGCAGCTAAAAAAAGTAGCCCGTTAGTTATTGGATTAGGAGAAAAAGATGAATTTTTTATCGCTTCAGACGCTACACCAATTGTTGAATACACAAGAAATGTAGTTTACCTTAATGATGAAGAGATTGCTATTATGCAAAGAGGAGAAGATCTTCGTTTATTAAACATAAAAAATCAACAAAAAACACCATATATTCAAGAATTAGAAATGCAACTCGAGGCCATTGAAAAAGGTGGTTACGATCATTTCATGATAAAAGAAATCTATGAACAACCTCAATCTATACGTAATAGTATGAGAGGAAGAATAGATTTAAATAAAGGAATTATTTCTCTTGGTGGAATTAGAGAATACGAACAAAAAATAATTAATGCTCAGCGAATTATTATTGTTGCTTGCGGTACTTCGTGGCATGCTGGCTTAGTTGGCGAATATTTATTTGAAGACCTAGCAAGAATTCCTGTTGAAGTTGAATATGCGTCTGAATTTAGATATCGAAATCCCATTATAAATGAAAACGATGTAGTAATAGCAATTTCTCAGTCAGGAGAAACTGCTGATACTTTAGCGGCAATTAAATTAGCAAAAGAAAAAGGCGCTACAATAATTGGTATTTGTAATGTTGTAGGTTCAACCATCTCTAGAGAAACTCATGCAGGGTCTTACACTCATGCTGGTCCAGAAATTGGAGTAGCTTCTACAAAAGCATTTACTGCTCAAGTAACCGTTTTGTCTTTAATGGCATTATCAATTGCCCATAAAAAAGGAACATTATCAGAATCTAGATTTAGAGAATTGTTAGTGGAATTAGATAACATCCCAAACAAAGTAGCTCACATGCTTGAGTCTGATAAAACAATAAAATATATTTCTGATATTTATAAAGACGCTCGCAACTTCTTATACTTGGGTAGAGGCTATAACTTCCCTGTAGCCTTAGAAGGAGCTCTTAAATTAAAAGAAATCTCTTACATTCATGCTGAAGGTTACCCTGCAGCAGAAATGAAACACGGACCAATAGCTTTAATCGATGAAGAAATGCCTGTTGTAGTTATTGCTACGAAACACGGTAACTATGAAAAAGTAGTTAGCAATATTGAAGAGGTAAAAGCTAGAAATGGAAAAATAATTGCAATAGTTACTGAAGGAGATACCGCTGTTAAAGCCATTGCAGACCATGTTATTGAGGTTCCTGAAACAGAAGATGCATTAAGTCCTTTATTAACTTCTATTCCTTTGCAATTACTTTCTTATCATATTGCAGTAATGAGAGGTTGTAATGTTGATCAACCAAGAAATTTAGCAAAATCAGTAACTGTAGAGTAA
- a CDS encoding glycogen/starch synthase encodes MKKKKILFISQEITPYLEETELSLIGRHLPQGIQEAGKEIRTFMPKFGCINERRNQLHEVIRLSGMNLIINDNDHPLIIKVGSIQPARMQVYFIDSEDFFQRKAVFHDKETGKFFDDNDERAIFFARGVLETVKKLGWVPDIIHCHGWMTSLVPLYIKTSYSKDPIFENSKVVFSLYDNEFENPLNPEFANKALMEGINEDAIADYKKTSFVDLNIAAINASDAIVKASENIHPDLQAAFDKTEKPKFDCQDKDCFVDDHSNFYDEILESVEVIHN; translated from the coding sequence ATGAAGAAGAAGAAAATTTTATTTATTTCCCAAGAAATTACCCCTTATTTAGAAGAAACAGAATTATCACTAATCGGCCGTCACTTACCCCAAGGAATACAAGAAGCAGGTAAAGAAATTAGAACGTTTATGCCAAAATTTGGCTGTATTAATGAACGTAGAAATCAATTGCATGAAGTTATCCGTTTATCAGGAATGAATTTAATCATTAATGATAACGACCACCCTTTAATTATTAAAGTTGGCTCAATTCAGCCAGCAAGAATGCAGGTTTATTTTATTGATAGCGAAGACTTTTTTCAACGAAAAGCTGTTTTTCATGACAAAGAAACTGGTAAGTTTTTTGATGATAACGATGAAAGAGCAATTTTCTTTGCAAGAGGTGTTTTAGAAACTGTTAAAAAACTTGGTTGGGTTCCAGATATTATCCATTGCCACGGGTGGATGACTAGTTTAGTTCCTTTGTATATTAAAACATCATATAGCAAAGATCCTATTTTTGAAAATTCAAAAGTTGTTTTTTCTTTATATGACAATGAATTTGAAAACCCACTTAATCCTGAATTTGCTAACAAAGCTTTAATGGAAGGTATTAATGAAGATGCTATTGCTGATTATAAAAAAACATCTTTTGTTGACTTAAATATAGCTGCAATTAACGCTTCAGATGCTATTGTTAAAGCAAGCGAAAACATTCATCCAGATTTACAAGCGGCTTTTGATAAGACTGAAAAGCCTAAATTTGATTGTCAAGACAAAGATTGTTTCGTAGATGATCACTCTAATTTTTATGATGAGATCTTAGAGTCTGTAGAAGTAATACACAATTAA
- the cysC gene encoding adenylyl-sulfate kinase: MQNNSNNIHPVFHRILQRKDKEALLQQKSIVIWFTGLSGSGKTTIAIGLERELNKKRILTQILDGDNVRTGINNNLGFSEEDRTENIRRIAEVSKLFLNAGIVTINCFVSPTVEIREKAKQIIGEEDFLEIFVNTPFEVCEQRDVKGLYKKARAGEIKNFTGLDAPFEAPTNPFLDLKTEGKTVDETIDEVVAKILPILSV; the protein is encoded by the coding sequence ATGCAAAATAATTCAAATAATATACATCCTGTTTTTCATAGGATATTACAAAGAAAAGATAAAGAAGCGTTACTTCAACAAAAATCTATTGTAATTTGGTTTACTGGTCTTTCAGGGTCTGGTAAAACCACAATTGCTATTGGGTTAGAAAGGGAGCTTAACAAAAAAAGGATTTTAACTCAAATTTTAGATGGGGATAATGTAAGAACAGGAATCAATAATAATCTTGGCTTTAGCGAAGAAGACAGGACGGAAAACATTAGAAGGATAGCTGAGGTATCGAAATTGTTCTTAAACGCTGGAATAGTTACAATAAATTGCTTTGTAAGCCCTACAGTTGAAATTAGAGAAAAGGCAAAACAGATTATAGGAGAGGAAGATTTTTTAGAGATTTTTGTTAACACACCTTTTGAGGTTTGCGAACAAAGAGATGTGAAAGGGTTATATAAAAAAGCAAGAGCAGGAGAAATTAAAAACTTTACAGGACTAGATGCTCCTTTTGAAGCACCAACTAATCCTTTTTTAGATTTAAAAACAGAAGGGAAAACGGTAGATGAAACTATAGATGAGGTTGTTGCTAAAATATTACCTATTTTATCAGTTTGA